Within Actinoplanes sp. L3-i22, the genomic segment GGGGCGTTCGGGACCGTGCCCGGTTTGCTTCTTCTGCCCTATCTGACGGACACGCTGGGGGTCGCCGCGGGCGTTTCCGGCCTGCTCGTACTGCTGCCGAAGGCGTGGGACGTGCTGGTCAACCCGCTGGCCGGTCGGATCTCGGACCGGAGCGGCTCCCGTCGCCCGTTCCTGCTGGTCGCGGGGCTGCTGCTGGGCGTGCTGTTCGCGGCCATCTTCGGGGCGCCGTTCACCGGGGAGGCGGCGTCCGGGGCGTACGTCGCGATCGCCTTTCTCCTGGCCGCCACGGCCTACGCGTTCTTCCAGGTGCCCTACGTCGCGATGCCGGCCGAGCTGACCGACGGCTACGCCGAGCGCACCCGCCTGATGACCTGGCGGGTCGCGGTCCTGGCGGTGGCCATCCTGATCTCCGGCGCGATCGCGCCGCTGGTGGTCGACGCCACCGGCGGCGGCCGGACCGGCCACCGGTGGTCCGGGTTGTTCGTCGGCCTGCTCATCGCGGTGGGCACGGTCGCCACCTTCCTGGGTACGCGGAAAGCCTCGTCCCGAACCGCATCGGAGGCCGAACCGAGCCTCGCCGCCCAACTATGCGTGGCCTCGGCGAACGCCCCGTTCCGCGCGCTGCTGCTGTGCTGGGTCGTGCAGGCCGCCGGGATCGGCACGATGCTCGCCGGCGTGCAGTACTTCGCCGACCACGTGATCCACCAGAAGGCCGGCGGCACGTTCCTGTTCGCCGCGTTCGTCGGCCCGGCGCTGCTGGTGATGCCGCTCTGGAGCCGGGTCGGCCGGCGGCACGGCAAGCTCCGCTCGCTGATCGCCGGCTCGCTGCTGTTCGCCGGCGGCGCGCTGGTCCTGCTCGCCTCGCCGACGCTGCCGCCGGTCGCGGTCTACCTGGTCGTCGCCGTGGTCGGCGCCGGGTACGCCGGCCAGCAGGTGTTCGCGATGGCGATGCTGCCGGACTGCATCGCCTACGACACCGCGCGCACCGGCCGCCGCCAGGCCGGCGTCTTCACCGGCCTGTGGACCGCGGGGGAGACCCTCGGCCTGGCGCTCGGCCCGGGCATCTACGCGCTGGTGCTGCAGCTCTTCGGGTACGTCTCCTCGGCCACCGGGGAGGCCGCCGCGCAGGACGCCACGGCCCGGCTCGGCGTGCTGCTCGGCTTCACCGTGCTGCCGGCGCTGCTGGTCGGCGTGGCCGTACTCCTCCTCCGTGGTTACCGCGAAGTCGCTCGTTCCGAGGAGGTCGGGTCATGATCGATGCACTGCCGGAGAAGGGTGTTCCCGGCGACCAGATCCTCGCCGAGCTGCGGGCGTTGCGGGAAGGCGACCTGCCCACCCACGGCGGGCGGCTCTTCGCGTACGTCTACGACCCCGCCGTCGACGGTCTGGACGAGCTGGCCCGTCAGGCGTACGCCGTCTCCGCCTCGGTCAACGGCCTCGACCCGACCGCCTTCCCGTCCCTGCTCGCGATGGAGAACGCGCTGGTCGGCGCGGCCGCCCGGCTGCTCGGCGGGGACGTCGGCACGGTCGGCAGCGTGACCGGCGGCGGCACCGAGTCGCTGATCCTGGCGGTGAAGACGGCCCGGGACGCGCACCCCGCGATCAAGGAGCCGCGCCTGGTCGTCCCGTCGACGGCGCACGCGGCGTTCGCCAAGGCCGCGCACTATCTGCGGGTCGGGCTGGACGTCGTACCGGTGCGGGATCTCCGGGCCGACCCGGTGGCGATGGCCGCCGCGATCGGGCCGGACACCGTGCTGGTCGCGGCGTCCGCGCCGTCCTACGCGCACGGCGTCGTCGACCCGATCCCCGCGCTGGCCGCGGTCGCTTCGGAGCGGGGCGTCCGGTTCCACGTGGACGCCTGCTTCGGCGGCTGGATCCTGCCGTACCTGCGCCGGCTCGGCGCCGACCTGCCGCCGTTCGACCTGTCCGTACCCGGCGTCACCAGCATCTCGGTCGACCTGCACAAATACGCGTACGCGCCGAAGGGCGTCTCGATCCTGCTGCACCGCACCGAGGAGCTGCGCCGCCCGCAGTACTTCGCCTACGCCGACTGGCCCGGCTACACGATGATCAACCCGGTCATCTCGTCCACCCGCTCCGGCGGCCCGATCGCCGCGGCCCTGGCCACGCTGCGCTCCATCGGCGACGCCGGGTACCTCGGCCTGGCGGCCTCGACCCGGGAAGCGGTCGACATCCTCTCCGCCGCGGTCGAGGAGATTTCCGGGGTACGTCTGTACGCCCCACCCGAGAGCAGCGTCGTCTGCCTCGCCTCCGACGGCGTCGACCTGTTCGTCCTCGCCGACGAGCTGGCCGCCCGGGGCTGGCACACCCAGCCGCAGATGGCGTACCGGGACCTCCCGCCCACGATCCACCTGACGGTGACCGCCTCGGTCCGCGCCGAAGCCCCGTCCTTCGCCGCCGACCTGTCCGCCGCGGTCGCCGCCGCGCAGGCCCGCGGCCCGGTCGAGATCCCGCCGCTGCCGCCCCTGACCCCGGACCTGATCACCCCGGAGCTCATCGCCGGCCTGGCCGAGGGCCTGGGCCTGGGCGCCGGCGACTTCAGCCGGATGGCCCAGGTCAACGCGCTGCTGAACGCCGCCCCGCCGGCCCTGCGCGAGGCCCTCCTGACCGGCTTCCTCAGCCTCCTCCAACGCCCATCGTTCGAGTGACGCCATGACGCAATGATTGCGTCATACTTGCTCCATGCTTTATCCGACGCCGAGGCTGAACGATGCCGACCAGAAGGTGCTGGCCGGT encodes:
- a CDS encoding MFS transporter yields the protein MTPIGPSPVVTRPSVLPRGVLAGYALGSLVTGAFGTVPGLLLLPYLTDTLGVAAGVSGLLVLLPKAWDVLVNPLAGRISDRSGSRRPFLLVAGLLLGVLFAAIFGAPFTGEAASGAYVAIAFLLAATAYAFFQVPYVAMPAELTDGYAERTRLMTWRVAVLAVAILISGAIAPLVVDATGGGRTGHRWSGLFVGLLIAVGTVATFLGTRKASSRTASEAEPSLAAQLCVASANAPFRALLLCWVVQAAGIGTMLAGVQYFADHVIHQKAGGTFLFAAFVGPALLVMPLWSRVGRRHGKLRSLIAGSLLFAGGALVLLASPTLPPVAVYLVVAVVGAGYAGQQVFAMAMLPDCIAYDTARTGRRQAGVFTGLWTAGETLGLALGPGIYALVLQLFGYVSSATGEAAAQDATARLGVLLGFTVLPALLVGVAVLLLRGYREVARSEEVGS
- a CDS encoding aminotransferase class V-fold PLP-dependent enzyme, with protein sequence MIDALPEKGVPGDQILAELRALREGDLPTHGGRLFAYVYDPAVDGLDELARQAYAVSASVNGLDPTAFPSLLAMENALVGAAARLLGGDVGTVGSVTGGGTESLILAVKTARDAHPAIKEPRLVVPSTAHAAFAKAAHYLRVGLDVVPVRDLRADPVAMAAAIGPDTVLVAASAPSYAHGVVDPIPALAAVASERGVRFHVDACFGGWILPYLRRLGADLPPFDLSVPGVTSISVDLHKYAYAPKGVSILLHRTEELRRPQYFAYADWPGYTMINPVISSTRSGGPIAAALATLRSIGDAGYLGLAASTREAVDILSAAVEEISGVRLYAPPESSVVCLASDGVDLFVLADELAARGWHTQPQMAYRDLPPTIHLTVTASVRAEAPSFAADLSAAVAAAQARGPVEIPPLPPLTPDLITPELIAGLAEGLGLGAGDFSRMAQVNALLNAAPPALREALLTGFLSLLQRPSFE